One Pseudomonadota bacterium DNA window includes the following coding sequences:
- a CDS encoding tetratricopeptide repeat protein, with amino-acid sequence MRQDYGKNLARRCFWAPARLLLIFLLLFGLSAACASRRTTASGNAQFLYQEAEKAFQKKSYSRALELFQNLQNDFPDTEEARLALLRTADIAYCRKELEEAARTYNDFINFNADHPRAPYAFYQVGMSHYVTSKTIDLDLEALRQALETFQEALSRYPDHPPYTAKIIQRINDCKRRFAKREFYVGFYYYKSGKFHSAIKRFEYLLQNYPGYIDDKVLYYLGLANLNRGELEAGQRALLTLTRAFPESPYTAEARSRLEEGKGPGLPLLFMARDYFIVHDSDIGDGYLTTSFAPENYSPRLFSLLRGPRPAAAAQAEEVTFASLYQPRSFAHSDGKKASPGAAKVSDPALTFQGPAPKGTVPDLRPPTHLETRDEPLEIISDWTEADRQQGIITFGGKVIAKQKDMVLYADKVVNYFDMQTRKLIRAVAVGDVKLNQADKFVTCERAELLQAERKVTLTGNPVMWQGENRVAGERVVVYLDQSQAEVFGGKEGKAKVRIEPQE; translated from the coding sequence ATGCGTCAGGATTACGGAAAAAACTTAGCCCGCCGGTGTTTTTGGGCGCCGGCCCGGCTTCTTTTAATCTTTCTTCTGCTTTTCGGACTGAGCGCGGCCTGCGCTTCGCGCCGGACGACGGCTTCCGGAAATGCCCAATTCCTCTACCAGGAGGCGGAAAAAGCGTTTCAGAAAAAAAGTTACAGCCGGGCGCTGGAGCTTTTTCAGAACCTGCAGAATGATTTTCCCGACACCGAGGAGGCCAGGTTGGCCCTGTTGCGGACGGCGGATATTGCTTATTGCCGGAAAGAACTTGAGGAAGCGGCTCGAACCTATAACGATTTTATCAATTTTAATGCCGATCATCCCCGGGCCCCCTACGCTTTTTATCAGGTTGGGATGAGCCATTATGTGACCTCGAAAACCATTGATCTCGATCTTGAGGCCCTGCGCCAGGCACTTGAAACTTTTCAGGAAGCCTTGTCCCGTTATCCCGATCATCCGCCTTACACGGCGAAAATCATCCAGCGGATTAACGATTGCAAGCGACGTTTTGCCAAGCGGGAATTTTATGTTGGTTTTTATTACTATAAGAGCGGCAAGTTTCATTCGGCCATCAAGCGGTTTGAATACCTGCTGCAGAACTACCCTGGCTATATTGACGACAAGGTGCTGTATTATCTGGGCTTGGCCAATCTTAATCGGGGCGAGCTTGAGGCCGGGCAGCGTGCGCTGCTGACCCTGACCCGGGCTTTCCCCGAGAGCCCCTACACGGCCGAAGCCCGGTCACGTCTGGAGGAGGGAAAAGGACCGGGCTTACCCCTGTTGTTCATGGCGCGGGATTATTTTATCGTGCATGATTCAGATATCGGCGATGGCTATCTGACCACCTCCTTTGCCCCGGAAAATTACTCGCCCAGACTTTTTTCCCTGCTGAGAGGGCCGCGGCCGGCGGCCGCGGCCCAGGCGGAGGAGGTGACCTTTGCGTCACTGTATCAGCCGCGTTCTTTTGCCCACTCCGACGGTAAAAAGGCCTCGCCCGGCGCGGCAAAGGTTTCCGATCCCGCGCTTACTTTTCAGGGCCCTGCGCCGAAGGGTACGGTTCCTGACTTGCGGCCTCCGACGCATCTCGAAACCCGGGACGAGCCCCTCGAAATCATTTCAGACTGGACCGAGGCCGACCGTCAGCAGGGTATTATCACTTTTGGCGGCAAGGTTATCGCCAAACAGAAGGATATGGTGCTCTACGCCGACAAGGTGGTCAATTATTTTGATATGCAGACGCGTAAGCTGATTCGCGCCGTGGCGGTTGGTGATGTCAAGCTCAATCAGGCCGATAAATTTGTTACCTGCGAGCGCGCGGAGCTGCTTCAGGCCGAGAGAAAGGTGACCCTGACCGGTAATCCGGTGATGTGGCAGGGCGAGAACCGGGTTGCCGGGGAGCGCGTAGTGGTTTATCTGGATCAGAGTCAGGCCGAGGTTTTCGGCGGCAAAGAGGGTAAAGCCAAGGTCAGAATCGAGCCGCAGGAATAA